In the uncultured Fibrobacter sp. genome, CTGGAAGGCTTTAGTCACTTGTGGCTCTTGTGGATTTTTTCGGAAAACGTGCGCGATACTTGGAAGCCGACCGTCCGCCCGCCCCGTCTCGGTGGCAATACGAGGCTCGGCGTGTTTGCGACTCGCAGTAGCTTTAGGCCGAATCCGATTGCCATGAGCTGCGTGAAAATCGAAAAAATCAACTTGACGGGGGAGGGGGCGCCCTCCATCGAGGTGAGCGGAGCTGACCTGATGGACGGCACGCCCATTGTAGACATCAAGCCCTACTTGCCTTATGCGGATTCTATTCCCGAGGCGACCGGTGGTTTTGCCGAAGCAGTGCGCTTTAAAAAGCTTGAAGTCGATTTCGCTGATGGAATTTTCGCACCAGGCTCCGCCGCCGCCGCTTTCCCCGCAGAAAAAAAGGCAGCTCTTGTGGAGCTGCTTTCCGAAGACCCGCGGCCCGCGTACCAAAGGTCCG is a window encoding:
- the tsaA gene encoding tRNA (N6-threonylcarbamoyladenosine(37)-N6)-methyltransferase TrmO, coding for MLVKEINELNIKVVARIRSDFPDKFGIPRQSGLLKNLRSTIVFEPEFRVADALRGLEGFSHLWLLWIFSENVRDTWKPTVRPPRLGGNTRLGVFATRSSFRPNPIAMSCVKIEKINLTGEGAPSIEVSGADLMDGTPIVDIKPYLPYADSIPEATGGFAEAVRFKKLEVDFADGIFAPGSAAAAFPAEKKAALVELLSEDPRPAYQRSADRIYGIRFAGFEIKFQVQGDHLTVVAILPLQP